The genomic DNA GGGAACGGGGTCAAACGGCCGGTGGATCTGGTGCTCTCAGGGCTGCCGGGCTGCCGGGCGGGTCTTCGCGACCATGCTGCGGTCCCCCGAGGAGACCATCGCGTGAATGGGTACGGTGCTGACGCTCATGAGCGTCGCAAGGCCCCGGCGGCCCTGCTGGCGGGCGAGCGCCGGACCCATGAGGTGCATCAGGGCGGTGAGGGCCGGCATCGGACGCCCGAAGAGCGTGATTTCCGTGATGCGTGCTTGGTTGTCGAGCCGCAGCATCTGCACCTCCTCGAACGACTGGGAACCCACCCGCGCCCGGTAGACCAGGGCGTAGGTGTCGCCCTCGCCGGTCTGGGTGTGGTAATGGACGTCCTTGACCGCCGCGAACGCCGAGGTCAGGAAGTCACGCAGCTGGTCAGATCCCTCGAAGCGGAACTGGTCGGTGAGAGGCGAGCTGAGCACGACGTCCGGGCTCAGGCACGCGACCGCGGCGTCGACATCACCGCGTTCCTCGGCGGAGCGCCAGCGCGCGATGGTAGTAGCGGCGGAGTCCAGGGTCTCGGACACGGGTCTCTCCCGGTATCAACGGCACGAACGGGTTTGTGGGTCGCGGGATGCGCGGGTGGCAGATGTCAGCCGGTGAGCTTGTTCATGCTGCGGATCTGCTTGTCCAGGACCCAGGCGGGAACGAAGCGGAGCATGCGCGCGCGTCCGGCCATCGGGCCAGCGGCGTAGCGCAGTTTCGGCTTGGTGTCGGTGGCTGCCGTGACGATCGCCTTGGCGACCACGGCGGGGTCGTCGCCGGCCTTGATCGCCTCCGTCATCAGGCGGTCGAAGACGTGCCGCTGGTCGGCGTAGGTCTGCAGGGGGCTGTCGGGCTTGGCGCTGTTGGCCTCGAATCCGGTGTTGGTGTAGGCGGGTTCGACCAGGAGCGAGCGAACCCCGTACTGGCGGACCTCGTGGTCCAGGGACTGCGAGTAGCCCTCGATCGCGTGCTTGGACGCGCCGTAGACGGCCATGTAGGGAGCGGGGATGAAGCCCTGCACGGACGAGAGGTTGATGATGCGTCCGCGCCCCCGGGCACGCATGTGCGGCAGGACCTCCTTGACCATGCGCATGACCCCGAAGACGTTGATGTCGAAGACGCCCTGGGCCTGCGCGAGTGAGGTTTCCTCGACCGCGCCGATCGAGCCGACGCCGGCGTTGTTGACCAGGACGTCGATCCGCCCGAACCGCTCGATCACCTGCTGGACCACGGCGGTGACCAACTTGTCACTGACCACGTCGAGGTCGAAGAACGTCACACCCTGGAGCGGGGTGACGCGTGAGGTGTCGCGGCCCGTGCCGGCCACCTCGAAACCCGCCGCGACCAGCGCGAGCGCGGTCTGCTTGCCGATACCGGAGGACGCACCCGTCACCAGGGCCACCGGCCGATTTGTCGTCATCATGCACTCCCGAAGCCATCTGGGAAACCGGCCGGTTTCCCCTTGACCTCACTGTAAACCGATCGGTTTCCACTGCGCAAGCTCAAGCACGGAACTGATCCCGGGCCGCGTCGCCGGCCGGCTTCAAGTCGAGCTGACCGACGCCCGCCG from Streptomyces avermitilis MA-4680 = NBRC 14893 includes the following:
- a CDS encoding nuclear transport factor 2 family protein, encoding MSETLDSAATTIARWRSAEERGDVDAAVACLSPDVVLSSPLTDQFRFEGSDQLRDFLTSAFAAVKDVHYHTQTGEGDTYALVYRARVGSQSFEEVQMLRLDNQARITEITLFGRPMPALTALMHLMGPALARQQGRRGLATLMSVSTVPIHAMVSSGDRSMVAKTRPAARQP
- a CDS encoding oxidoreductase produces the protein MTTNRPVALVTGASSGIGKQTALALVAAGFEVAGTGRDTSRVTPLQGVTFFDLDVVSDKLVTAVVQQVIERFGRIDVLVNNAGVGSIGAVEETSLAQAQGVFDINVFGVMRMVKEVLPHMRARGRGRIINLSSVQGFIPAPYMAVYGASKHAIEGYSQSLDHEVRQYGVRSLLVEPAYTNTGFEANSAKPDSPLQTYADQRHVFDRLMTEAIKAGDDPAVVAKAIVTAATDTKPKLRYAAGPMAGRARMLRFVPAWVLDKQIRSMNKLTG